The window AGGTAAATACCCCAGAGACGCTGAGCGGTTTGAGTAATACGGGGATGAAGTTTATCTTTGGTTGGCCCTGGCATCTCAGCTGCATAAAGCTGCATTCCTCCAATGCCCAATACAGGTAAAACGGCAACGGTCAGAACGATGATACCCATTCCTCCGATCCAGTGGGTCATGCTTCTCCAGAAAAGAATACTTTTTGGCAGGGCTTCAATATCGGTGAGAATAGTGGCTCCTGTTGTTGTGAATCCCGATATCGTTTCAAAAAAAGCGTCGGTGAAATTGTTAATGGCACCGGAAAACAAAAAGGGCAGCGTTCCGAACAAGGAAATGATTATCCAGGTGGTAGCTACGATGATATATCCCTCGCGTTTTCCTATGTACTTTACGGCTCTTTTCTTCATTACCAGCCACAATAAACCTCCCGTAGCGCTGGTGATAAGCCCGGCAAAAAGCAGGGAATAACAAGTTTCTTTATAGTAAATGGCAAAGGGAATCCCGGTAAACATAAAGAGACCTTCAATAAATATCAAAAACCCAAGGGTTTGTATGATGGCTTTTATATTTAAATCCGCCCAGCTTCGCATGAAAAATTAGTTAAAGAGCCTGTCTACTTTATGTATGGCTTCAGGAAGTGAAAAAACTACAACCTTATCGTTCTCCTGCACCTGGAAGTCTCCGACAGCAATAAAGCTGTCTTCACCACGAATGATTCCTCCTATTAGCGCTCCTCCCGGCATGTTCAAGTCCTTGATGGGCTTTTTTGTAATAGCTGAATGTGGTTTGGCAACAAATTCAAGAACTTCTGCATTAATACCGCTGAGACACTTGAGGGATGTGACCTCAGCATCCATGGTAAATCTTACAATGTAACTGGCTGTGGTAAGCTTTTTGTTGATTACACTGTCGATACCAAGATTCTGGGATATGTCGATGTAATCAATATTCTCAACCAGGGCGATCGTCCTTTTGACTCCAAGTTTTTTAGCATGAAGGCATGTTAAAATATTGGTTTCAGAACTGTTGGTGCAGGCAATAAATGCATCTGTTTTGCTTATGCCCTCGTCTTCAAGTAGTTGAAGGTCGCGTCCGTCACCCTGGATGACAAGGGTATCCTCAAGATAGTTGGCAAGATTGGCGCTTTTTTCTTTGTCCATCTCAACCAACTTAATGTCAAGGGTTTTTTCCAGTCTTTTGGCTGTTGTCCTGCCTACCCGGCCACCACCCAGGATCATAAGATTTTTAATCTCTATCCTTGTCTTTCCTCCCAGCTTCAGCAGGTGGTCTATCCCTCCGGGTTTTGTAATTACATAGACCAGGTCGTTAGCCATGATCTTGTCGTTGCCCTTGGGTATAATGGTTTTGGAATTACGATGGATAGCAACGGCTCTGTAGTCGAGATGACTGTATTCCTGGGCTATTTGAGTAAGGGATTTATTTGCAACAGGAGCATTTTCTTCCAGTTTGATCAGGAAGAGAAAAAGTTTACCACCACTGAAATCGAATATTTCCGTGGCAGCTGTTTGCCGCAAAAGGTTGGTGATTTCCGTGGCGGCAATATCTTCCGGACAAACCAGGCTATCGATGCCCATCTGATTGAAAAGGGCAAGGTTTGTCGGAATGAGATATTCCAGGTTATTTACTCTGGCAATAGAACGTTTGGCGCCCAGCTGTTTGCCCAGTGATGCGGTAACAATATTTGTCCGTTCATCATGCAGGACTGAGATCAACAGGTCGGCCTTTTTCACATTGGCATTGCGCAGTACTTCTACCGATGTTGAGTCTCCCTTTATCGCCAGAAGGTCGGAATGTGATTCCACCATGCGGATAAGGTCCTCGTGAGGATCGACGATAGTAATATTATGGCTTTCGCTCGAAAGCTCCTGGGCCAGATGCAGCCCAACCTCTCCATCTCCTGCAATGATGATATTCATTTGTCGAAGAAAGTTTTCAGGCTGCGAAGTTAATGGATTCGGATGACATAAAGCAAGAATTACCTTGGTTTTTGTAAATGAGCTACTTATAACTTAACACTGAATGGAAAAACTGTCCCAATCCAAACCCGCGTTGAAATTCTCCCTGAATTGATGCAAATTTTCCATACTCAGTGTGATATTCGCCGTTTTCTCCATTCCCGGGGGAATAGATAGTAATATTTTCCCTGAGGGTTCAAGTACACAGGAATCGCCGCTATGGTCAACATTGTTGCCATCCAGACCTACCCTGTTGACACCGGCAACATAGGCAAGGTTTTCAATGGATCTGGCCATCAGTAAATTCTTCCATATGTTCGATCTTACTGCGGGCCAATTGGCAGCATATATCAGCAGATCGTATTCGTATTTTCCGTTAATGTAGCGGTTTTTGCTCCAAACGGGGAAACGCAGGTCGTAGCATATAAGTGGCAGGATCTTCCATCCTTTGTAGTCGATGACTGACCGTGATTTTCCCATGGAAAAGCTCTCATGTTCCTTACCCATCCTGAATAAGTGCCTTTTATCATACATCCGGTAAAAACCGTCGGCAGTGATCCAATATAGCCGGTTGAAATATTTGCCCTGATCTTCCACAATAATGCTGCCTGTGATGGCACAGGCTTTGTGACTGGCCATCAGCTTCATCCATTGAAAAGCAGGGCCGTCCCAGGGTTCGGCAAGTGTTTGTGGAGTGATAACAAAACCCGTGCTGAACATCTCAGGCAATATGATCAGATCAGTCGGTTCCTGGATAGACATGATCTTGTCTTCCAGCATCCTGAGATTACTCTTTTTATCTTCCCAGACAAGGGAAGTTTGTATTAATGTGATTTTCAGATCCTGCATAAAATTTCTGCTGCCTGGTTAAGTGTTTCTTCTTTTTTTGCAAAACAAAAGCGTAATACCTTAAGGTCAGGTGGATTTTCATAAAATGGTGTAACAGGAATGGAAGCAATTTTATGATTTTTTGTCATAAACAAGGCGAAATCAAGGTCGTTCATATCCGATATCCCGCTGAAATCAAGCAGTTGAAAATATGTGCCGTGTGAAGGGATGATCCGGAAGCGCGATGAGCTGATCTTTTTAGCGAAATGATCTCTTTTTTCCTGGTAAAATGCCCCCAGGTTTTCATAAGTGGAGGGGTCTCCCAGGAAGTCTGCGATTGCCCATTGGACAGGGGTGTTGCAGGTAAATACGATGAACTGGTGTGATTTCCGGAATTCCTTCATCAGAGCGGCAGG is drawn from Bacteroidota bacterium and contains these coding sequences:
- a CDS encoding amidohydrolase, whose product is MQDLKITLIQTSLVWEDKKSNLRMLEDKIMSIQEPTDLIILPEMFSTGFVITPQTLAEPWDGPAFQWMKLMASHKACAITGSIIVEDQGKYFNRLYWITADGFYRMYDKRHLFRMGKEHESFSMGKSRSVIDYKGWKILPLICYDLRFPVWSKNRYINGKYEYDLLIYAANWPAVRSNIWKNLLMARSIENLAYVAGVNRVGLDGNNVDHSGDSCVLEPSGKILLSIPPGMEKTANITLSMENLHQFRENFNAGLDWDSFSIQC
- the trkA gene encoding Trk system potassium transporter TrkA, whose product is MNIIIAGDGEVGLHLAQELSSESHNITIVDPHEDLIRMVESHSDLLAIKGDSTSVEVLRNANVKKADLLISVLHDERTNIVTASLGKQLGAKRSIARVNNLEYLIPTNLALFNQMGIDSLVCPEDIAATEITNLLRQTAATEIFDFSGGKLFLFLIKLEENAPVANKSLTQIAQEYSHLDYRAVAIHRNSKTIIPKGNDKIMANDLVYVITKPGGIDHLLKLGGKTRIEIKNLMILGGGRVGRTTAKRLEKTLDIKLVEMDKEKSANLANYLEDTLVIQGDGRDLQLLEDEGISKTDAFIACTNSSETNILTCLHAKKLGVKRTIALVENIDYIDISQNLGIDSVINKKLTTASYIVRFTMDAEVTSLKCLSGINAEVLEFVAKPHSAITKKPIKDLNMPGGALIGGIIRGEDSFIAVGDFQVQENDKVVVFSLPEAIHKVDRLFN